One Dreissena polymorpha isolate Duluth1 chromosome 9, UMN_Dpol_1.0, whole genome shotgun sequence genomic window carries:
- the LOC127845065 gene encoding uncharacterized protein LOC127845065 has translation MTDSTTTDTSTQTITDSITITYSITTDTSTQTMTDSITTDTSTQTMTDSITTDTSTQTMTDSITTDTSTQTMTDSITTDTSTQTMTDSITTDTSTQTMTDSITTDTSTQTMTDSITTDTSTQTMTDSITTDTSTQTMTDSITTDTSTQTMTDSITTDTSTQTMTDSITTDTSTQTMTDSITTDTSTQTMTDSITTDTSTQTMTDSITTNTSTQTMTDSITTDTSTQTMTDSITTDTSTQTMTDRITTDSTTTDSTTTMTDSTTLMTENTTSMTDSATTMTDGTTPMTERTSTMTDSTKTMTDSTTTIIPTTTTMTPANTENKSTSEYKYIGVGVAVTLGAIAIVAVAVFVCKRFKRSARPMTGNINEYSTHDNEHTYTSLQDMYKSPNDNRPSTGTLYQNAEVTDGRMQQNPTYEGIYDNIG, from the exons ATGACAGATAGTACCACAACCGATACTAGTACCCAAACAATAACAGATAGTATCACAATAACATACAGTATCACAACCGATACTAGTACCCAAACAATGACAGATAGTATCACAACTGATACTAGTACGCAAACAATGACAGATAGTATCACAACTGATACTAGTACCCAAACAATGACAGATAGTATCACAACTGATACTAGTACCCAAACAATGACAGATAGTATCACAACTGATACTAGTACGCAAACAATGACAGATAGTATCACAACTGATACTAGTACCCAAACAATGACAGATAGTATCACAACTGATACTAGTACGCAAACAATGACAGATAGTATCACAACTGATACTAGTACCCAAACAATGACAGATAGTATCACAACTGATACTAGTACCCAAACAATGACAGATAGTATCACAACTGATACTAGTACGCAAACAATGACAGATAGTATCACAACTGATACTAGTACCCAAACAATGACAGATAGTATCACAACTGATACTAGTACCCAAACAATGACAGATAGTATCACAACTGATACGAGTACGCAAACAATGACAGATAGTATCACAACTGATACTAGTACCCAAACAATGACAGATAGTATCACAACTAATACTAGTACCCAAACAATGACAGATAGTATCACAACTGATACTAGTACCCAAACAATGACAGATAGTATCACAACTGATACTAGTACCCAAACAATGACAGATAGGATCACAACTGATAGTACCACAACTGATAGTACCACGACAATGACAGATAGTACCACATTAATGACAGAAAATACCACATCAATGACAGATAGTGCCACAACAATGACAGATGGTACCACACCAATGACAGAAAGAACCTCAACAATGACAGATAGTACCAAAACAATGACAGATAGTACCACGACTATTATTCCAACAACGACCACTATGACCCCAGCAAACACGGAGAATAAATCGACGTCAGAATATAAGTACATTGGTGTTGGTGTGGCAGTAACGCTGGGAGCAATAGCCATCGTTGCAGTAGCTGTTTTTGTATGCAAACG gTTTAAACGATCTGCGAGACCGATGACGGGAAATATAAACGAATATTCCACACAT GACAATGAACACACATACACTTCTTTACAAGATATGTACAAATCACCCAATGATAATCGTCCGAGTACAGGGACCCTTTATCAAAACGCTGAAGTAACTGATGGACGTATGCAACAGAACCCTACATatgaaggaatttatgataacaTCGGTTAA
- the LOC127845057 gene encoding uncharacterized protein LOC127845057, with the protein MDTAGCEHKLAYECAPCKEKQIYVESKLFCQDCFKFFCRKCHLKHDDLFEQHSVLDESMKEDWGLRGILQRCETHKSEEVLAFCKDHNELCCHKCVISTHRQCLDVRDITEIATDNDTAVEFHKLSKQIKSLLNELTFTQISQANDLKTITQSGHEAVQQISAFRKILNAQLDHLENITKLTTATILSEIKDEHTKQTNRISEIQRLFQSLLKELAKTQVFGTSVFAPLKKCRQIIETASVKMNNKEASKIVVFQPNTAIEKYLCEIQDLGESIKANLSITLSDQRLLELDIPDKEKCIITGIIELPSGELLLADQWKSRLTLLDNAYKPIQQYSLEALPWDICHIDDNIVAVAMHDMIQTVHVQPGAVTSRRKLQVRHQCTGIDHRGGYLYVASGTALYKYTTAGDLTKIVYENKLHTGTVCKVKVNADGTQLFVTGWGQNKILILNIDDHEASSITHHNIIGPSGIDLTSLGQLLLCDSVSHALILVDGNKITTLFQKTSSLINPRTICFAKSSKRLIVGQREGNKIYVFRVSVM; encoded by the exons ATGGATACTGCTGGGTGTGAACACAAACTAGCATATGAATGTGCTCCatgtaaagaaaaacaaatctACGTGGAATCAAAATTGTTCTGTCAAGATTGTTTTAAATTCTTCTGCCGGAAGTGCCATCTTAAACATGATGATCTTTTCGAGCAACACAGCGTTTTGGACGAATCAATGAAAGAGGACTGGGGATTACGTGGTATTTTACAGCGATGTGAGACACATAAATCCGAAGAGGTTCTGGCATTTTGCAAAGACCACAACGAGTTGTGCTGTCATAAATGTGTTATCAGTACACACAG GCAGTGCTTAGATGTAAGAGATATCACGGAGATCGCAACTGACAATGATACAGCGGTCGAATTTCATAAATTATCGAAACAGATTAAATCCCTTTTAAATGAGCTTACTTTTACTCAAATATCACAAGCAAATGATTTGAAAACAATAACTCAAAGCGGACATGAGGCTGTTCAACAAATAAGTGCTTTCAGGAAAATATTGAATGCACAACTAGATCATTTGGAAAATATTACGAAGTTAACTACTGCCACAATTCTCAGCGAAATCAAAGATGAACACACAAAGCAAACTAACAGGATATCGGAGATTCAGCGTCTGTTTCAAAGCTTGCTTAAGGAACTTGCAAAAACGCAGGTGTTCGGAACCTCTGTTTTTGCTCCCCTAAAAAAATGTCGTCAGATAATCGAAACAGCAAGCGTCAAAATGAATAACAAGGAAGCTTCCAAAATAGTTGTGTTTCAAC CTAACACAGCCATAGAGAAGTATCTTTGTGAGATTCAAGATCTTGGTGAATCAATAAAGGCGAATTTAAGCATTACATTATCGGATCAACGCTTGCTAGAATTAGACATACCAGACAAAGAAAAATGTATTATCACCGGAATAATTGAATTACCAAGCGGAGAGTTGCTTCTAGCTGATCAATGGAAAAGTAGACTAACGCTCTTGGATAATGCTTACAAGCCAATTCAGCAGTATAGTCTAGAGGCACTGCCTTGGGATATATGCCATATCGATGACAACATTGTGGCTGTGGCAATGCATGACATGATACAAACGGTGCACGTGCAGCCAGGGGCTGTCACGTCTCGTAGAAAACTACAAGTGAGGCATCAATGTACTGGGATAGACCACCGAGGCGGATATTTGTATGTGGCATCTGGAACGGCTTTGTACAAATACACAACCGCAGGAGACCTTACTAAAATTGTCTATGAAAACAAATTGCACACGG GTACTGTGTGCAAAGTGAAAGTTAACGCAGACGGAACACAGCTATTTGTTACTGGATGGGGACAAAATAAGATTCTCATTTTAAACATCGATGATCATGAGGCATCATCAATTACACATCATAACATTATTGGCCCAAGCGGAATAGATTTGACTTCTCTCGGGCAGCTATTGCTATGTGACTCTGTGTCGCATGCTTTAATCTTGGTGGACGGTAATAAAATTACAACTCTTTTTCAGAAAACTTCCAGCTTGATCAATCCACGTACCATATGCTTCGCGAAAAGCTCAAAGAGACTGATCGTCGGTCAACGTGaaggaaataaaatatatgtatttagaGTATCTGTCATGTAA